The genome window GTTGTGTGAACTTCTGcttattgtattttttagCTGCTTCTTCTAGCTCCAATTGTTTTATACTCTCTGGGAAATCTAGTGAATCTTTATCCACACCATACCTATTTAACTCTTCCATGTTTCTTTCAAGACTAACTGTCTTACCTAGTTCTTGCTTCTCGAACAGAAACATCGTAATTGAACTATCAAGAGATGTTGCAACTAGAATTCTTCCATTAGGTGACCAGGCCAAATCTGTGATTGATTTATGCGCTATATCGTATGCAATAAATAAAGGTCTTTGTTTACTAGTGCTCCATAATGCTATCGTTTTATCTTGTCCTGCAGACGCAACAATCGAATCAACTGAATTGATAGAAGTCACCTCGCTATCTTCATTCTCTATTTTAATTGTGTTTTCGAATAACCTTGGATTAAACTTAACTACTTCCGTTGGTGCATCGTGACcaattaatgatatattagTGTCCCAGTTACCTCTGTTGATTATTACTACGGAACTTACAGGTCCATTTGTCGCATTTGGAGCTGCTATATGTTGGCCATCTGGTGACCATGAGAGTCTTCTAAAATAGGTCGTTAACGGAGACTCCAAAAATGGAGTCCTGACTACTTGTTCTACTGTAAAAGTTGTATCACCTGCTTTGTGGTACCTGAAAATCTTCAGACTTCTATCATCTGAGGTTGTCGCAAAGTATTTATTTGCTGGATCAAATACTACACCTTTTACATGCGATTGATGTACATTaaatctttttattttttcaaaagttgaTCCATTCCAAACGATAATTGATCTGTCCAGTCCCACAGTAACCAGAATACTAGAATCAGGAGCCCAGCACATATCTTGGATATCATTATCGTGTGCAACTAATCTCTTTCGGACAGTCCAATGTTCTTTATCGTTCTCAGATCCAAAAAGAGGTTCCATTCGATTTTCTTCTTCGAGGGCCCATATCAACAAAATACGATCATCAGAACCACTGGCAAGATATTGGCCATCTGGGGAAAATTTAAGACATGTCACAGACCCCGTGTGTCTATTCATGCTTGCTAGGGGTCTCTTCAGATCGTCTGTAATTTCTGCATCGGGGTTTGCCTCTTTCAATTTAGTTGTCTCAATAATAGAATCGATAGACCATATTCTAATTTTACCATCTAATCCACCAGTGGCTAATCTCTTTCCATCTGGACTGATATCAGCTGTATAGACTTCATATTTCCTATGCTCTTCTCGGTGAGCAAGCCATGGAAACTTTATGACTttcatttataaatatgtgCAAGTATATATGTTTTGTCTTGACGTTATTCACACAGAAAGTTGAAAGATTCCAGAGCGTTTCTTTATAGCAATTCTCATAGACAAATGTTCTTGttcatttgaaataaataactCGAGTAAACAAGAATAATACGATTGGCTTCTAATACTTTTATTCCAATCATGTAGTAgttgtttttatttcacACTTGTTCAAAGGTCTTCGCagcttttgaattttcaatatattgtCTTGTCACAATGAAAAAACTATGTTGAGCACTTTAACAAGGTAAGtataattgaatatttaaaaaaatgatatgaTTAAGGGTAAAACAGTTCAACAgagttatatataatttagcTATAATAATTGTTCAACGATTTATGTCAAAGATTAAACAATTGCATCTATAAAGTTGGCAAGGAATTGCATTGTAACCACCATTCAAGAATTGCGTTCCCAGAAGCACGATTGCCTCTAGTGATAGCTAGTTTGTTAATAAACTTCTCATGGATGGCATTCTTACCTTCACATATTTTAGGTAGAGCCTCTATCATCCATTCTTTCGTTTGAAGTGGGTATTTGGCAACTAGAGCACGAATCAAGTCAGTGTAGTTGCTTAAATCGGAGCGCTGGGTGTGGAATAAACCGAACATGGTCTGGTAAACTAATTCTTGACCAACATGGGCTATTAATTGTCTGGATAGCTCCAGTTCTTCTTGTGAATATTTCCTATTGTTAATGACTTTTGTCCAGAACTTGGTGACAGCAGAAATAGTAAATTTTTCTCTAGAAGGTAATAATTTTAGGAATTCTGGTACTATGAAATCATTCCAGTATCTACAAAGCATCAATTGGCTGGGTTTTGAATCAAGCATAGAATTAgcaaaatttattaaagtttGTAACAAATCTGGATCATTATGAATGTATTGTTGGTATTGAGACAAGAAAAAtctatcaaaaataaattcaatatcttgTGGACCTATGTTATTCTTAAAATGAGCTACCATTCGTTCCAATAGATATGAAAAGAAAGGCAACGAATTCACATAGTTGGTTTTTGGTAATTGGTTTATCATGAATTCCATCATTTCTGACATGTTGTATCTTAGGAAATGTGGTTCAGAGTCAGGCAATGTTAATGTTTTACCTAAAATCAAGCAACttgtttcaataaaatGTGAATCTTTGCCATAATCTGGATTGGACAACGCACTATTTAGTAATgctaaaatttttattctgATATGCAATGGATCTTCCATCCaatattgttgaaattCTTGTAATCTTGGTAAGATAGCACTATTCTCCATTTCATCAGGTTGCACTAAAGCTGAACCAAGTTCCGATATACAAGATAATAAACAATGAACATAATCGCTTTTGTTTGGCATATCTATGCCTAAAGAACGTTCATATAAATCACTTATTATATCCACTAACTGACAAATATAATTAGCTTGCTCTTGAGGGCCATTAGCTACTACACATTGAATGATAAAACCAACGGTATGCATTAATCTCTCTCTAGAATAATTGGAGATGTTTGAATCAGGTCTTAGAATTGACTTCAAAACTGTTAATGAATTACTCAATTCTGGGATCAATTCTGTTCTACATGTATCAAATACTGTGTAAATTGATTTTACTACGATATTTTCCAGTTTTGTATTAAGTTCGCTAGCTGAAATAATGCAACTTTCCAACCCTTTAAATAGTGTTTGTACACATTGGTTCAATTGAGAAGCATCTTGTAGAAAACATCCTGATAAAGTACCTATTAATACCGAGCTGGTTCGGATAAATTCTATCTTGAGATGTCTATAGCTCAAGGTACTATCTGGTAATTCAAACCCTgattctaataaaaataaaatattattaataaaatttttgttaGAGCCAATTATATCACAAATCCAATGACTCTCTGCTAAATTCATATCCATCAATAACGTGTTTAATAGGAAAGCCATAACTTCGGTTTGGAATAAATCCACATTTTGTTGCTTAGATGAATCAGAAGTTGTCTTTGATATACTGTCGATTAAAACATTGGTCAATTTATCATTACCTAGGATATTCCATAAAGACTCAATTAAATCTGAAGTTGCAGTTTTGAAATCTTCAAACTCATGTAATGAGGAATCTTCTCcttcttcatttaaaattttttctttgttaaTAAGACTCACCTTAGGTAAATAAATAAGGACAACTTGTTGGAATATGTCAGCAGCTAAAGTTTGTGCTTGAGGTGATAATGTTTCTGGAGCTAGATTTGTAAAACTATCAGCCAAATCTAACCAAAAGTCAATCATTCTAACTGAAAATACTTCCTGAAGAATGGGTGTTAGTGGAAAATTAGTCATTTGTAAGAGTacattaatatattgatttagATTATCTGGACTAGCAGAATTGGTCCCGATTAcagtaaataatttattacatACATCCAACGTGCTTATTTGCAAGAAGTCTGTAATGCAAATCGccaattcttttaattcaCTTACCATTTCGTTGGTAACTAAATAATTCATGTATTCTAGCATCCATGCATTTTTAGAGGTATCTGCATTACCAGCTTTTGATACACCTAAAAAGATCGCCTCAACCTGAGATCTCAAGTCATAGCTCATTAAGTTTGGGTCATTACTAAAACAATTATCGAATATAGCTAGAATTTGTTCTGCCTTGTGATACTTATCGGTTTGTTCTGAAGATGTACACATAACAGTAATTAGGTTTTGGAACATTTCTGATAAATCCATGTTTCCATGGGTTGACAAATTTCTAAAACTAGAAACACAAGTGATCCATGCTGAAATAGACGCATATAATGTgtcatttgaattatttggGATATTTAAGTTAATGTTTATCAAGGCCATTGTAgtgatatataaatgatcATGAAGAATTTTGTAGACGTTCGTCATCGTTGCTTTTCTGCTTTGATATTTAACTAGATCTTCAACAATAATTTCAGTAAATGTCAATAAAAgattattcaattcatttgATGATTGAATAAATTCACTTAATTCTTGATATGACACCTGTGAATTGACAGCAGCAACTAGCATTGAATCAACAACATTGTCATCGAGGTTCCAGTCTTCCACTTTCGAGTTATTAGAATTTGTCAATAAAACCAACAAAGTATTCAAAGGATTATTCCAACTTGTAATAGTGGTACTTTCTGCCGTAGTAGTCTCATTCTCATTGATATTGGTAAATATCAACGATAAATTTGACATCAGTTTCTTTATTGTAGTCAAAAGCATAGATTTATTTTGAGGGTTCGTGGCATAGGactttgaatattttgtcAAATGTATTAAATTAGCTTTAAATAGCACCCACAACTTTTCAAATGAATTTACATTTGTATTCAGTTGCACAGTGAGAGTTAAAGCACCAAAATATTGTACATTTGGAGAATAGTTATCGTTTTTTAGCAGTTCATTAGCAAACGCCAAGCCTTGTGGAGATTTCTGTAATACTTGTAAGGACTGCTGAATCTGATTAACATCTTGCGAAGGCTGTGGAGCATATAAACTCTCAACCAAGTGTACAATCTCTTCAATACTGGACATTACTACTCTCTGTGTGTTTAAATCTCTTCCCCTGCAAATAGTTCCGGCGTTCTTTCAGAATCTCAATATTCTTTGCAGCAATCTAAGTAATATAGACGTCTCttagaaaagaaaaatgaaaccacagtaaacaaaattataaacTATTTTATTCTCAAGACAATACATTAACTGATTGTatacaattaaataaatcatattGCAATCATAAATAAATCTTGTACTGATTATTACTTCACAAGAACTCTTTCATTGTTTGTCGAGAAAGCTCATcgataaaatatttcacttTCAAGGCGTTAACGTAACGACATAGCAAAGTGAAATATTACCAGAATGGGGAAGATATTGATGCATTAGAACCAAGTTAATGATGGTTATTGTATACAGATTTTCTTGCTATTTGGTTTTATATggtgtatatattttatatgtgaatctatataattataatggTGTTCATGGCGTTTTCTGTTCCCATAACTCGAATTGTATCgcaaattattttcatgaCTTCTGGTGATTCAAGTTTAGAGCCCATGAATGGTCGTAATCCCCCTAATTCTGTATCAAATATTAGCAGCTTATCCTTCAGGGTGTCTATTTTTCCTGAGTTTATGATTTCTAGTACTTCTGGTAAAGGTACAAGTCCAGGAAGAACGTTGGGAATCGATCTTATGGCATCGcttgttttcttcttggATTTTTTACCTTCATTTCCTGTTCTGTTGGTGGTAATGCTGGTATTGTTGTCATTCAGTTTGTCACCATTCATATTCTCGGTCCGGAAATCCATTCCAAAGGCTTTTAACGAAATGGCAGCTTTGTTTGCATCAAGTAAGGCTTTCCCATTGCTcccatatatattttcagCAATATTGATCAAGTTTTCACCTGAAAGGGATGGCAACCATAGGGCTTTTAATTTCTCATTAAGATATGGTTCAGACTGTGGGGTATCACATTTATCCTCCGAGTCTGTCATTATGAATAATCTCCCGTGTTTTGTTATGTTATCCAGTTTCTCCAACCTAACATAGTTTGCAGCACACAAATCGAGCAACTCCCCTCCATATTTTCCtttataattcatttttggACAGTCGCCAATATAATAACCAAGGTAATAGTaaccatttttaattttagtCGAAAGTACCAATTCTTTAAGAGCACTTACTTTACCAAGAGATAATCTAGCATAGTCTGGATCCCAAACGAAGTAAACCGATGATAACCCCGTTACTAAAAAATCAGTTACTGCAAATGCAATTAGTTTTCCATCCAAGTAATAGCACTCGTGAGCAGGGCCAAGTCTTTTGATATACTCGTTGTCTTGAAGAGTGTCCCAATTATTTAGTTGCTCCcattcttcttctgttcCCATTATCTCTTCATCTGTAAAAGGAGAATGGCATAAAAATTGCCTGAATCCCCTTTCACTATGTTTGTAGTCATGGTGTATATTCTCTTGgaatttacaaaatagTTCGTACTTCTCCTGTGAGTAAACGGAGGGTTCAAAGACGGTTTTCAACCTACTAGATGATCtctttatcttcaataCTTCTTCAATTACGTTGTACTCGACATTTcctttattctttttatgCATCTCATTTTCTGTTGGATTAACAAACTTATTGAATCGTCTCAATGACTTCTTCAACTCTTTATCTATCTTAAGATACTCCATTTTAGTTCTAATTGTGTATTTCCTACAACAATTCCTTAACATGTCTCCTttataaacaaaatttcCTGACCTTCTGTATCCCATATTACACAATCTGTCATATTGTTCAACACTCATCTGCTCGGATTGAAACCCAACACAACTGTTATTCACTGTGATACCATTGGACTCCTTATGCATTAAAGACATAAGTGAGTAATTGTTCTCAGCAATAGCTTTCTGCCCATTACAATAACCACATCCTGATGTATCATTTGAAAAGTATAGAGGATATGAAATAATCAATCTATCAGTTAAATCCATGGTTTAAACAATCGTTGTTCTTGATAACACCACGAATATAATCAAGTATATAGCAATTAGCACAATTGGGCACTTTAAATAAACTGATTACAACCTCAACTTGTTATGATTGTTAAGTTGGATGTGCTTTGATTCAAATACATTGAACAATTTGTCACCGAGAGTTAAAGACGAATCCTTAAACACATCGATGAGATGTCAATTAAAAGCAACCAAAATTGGTGTATGGATGGTTAGTGaatgtttttttgttttgtagAGAAGTATATATGAGTGGAGTGAAGTAGAGTATAGTTTATATAAGTTTTGATTCGTTGGGTCCCGTTAAGTGCGGCAATGGATTGAATATTGTTACATTAAAATTACCCACGGCAGATATACGTAGATGTGTATATATCTATTGATCACTGGTTGTTAGAACAgttctttcaattttaataagtCACCTGTAGAATTGATTGAAGTGGTGATGTTTTCAGTTGCATGTGGGTTTAATACTTCTGACAGTTTGATTAGATTGTTAAGGATCTTGGAAGGTGGAAGGTTATTCGCGTACccttttttcaataattctgtTATGAGGTAATATAACCAAAGCAAATTGATGCGTGGTTCAAAAGATGACCAGGAATTTGGAACTGGCAATATGGTTCTCATCATTTCGTATATTTCGTATTGTCCATTTCTTCCACCTTGATAGAATAATGGATGATCCAATCTCGTAAACAACACTTGTGTGTCAAATTTGGATGTCAATCTACTGCCTTTGAAATCACATAATGTAATATTTCCAACTCTATCTATCAGAATATTCTGTAAAATCAGGTTTCTGTGTTCAAATGACagttttatttcattaacatATAAAATCGTCGTGCATTGCCAAAATATTGAGGCCACTTGTTCCCAGTCAGATATGTTTATGCTATGCAATGGTTCTCCTGAATCTTTCATAAAAAGCATTAAATATAGTTTATCAGATTGTTGCTCTGTTTTTCTGTATAAATATGCttgtaataaaaatggtaGACCCATCGAATTTTGACATAACCTTAGGCAGATTAGTTCATGTAAGGATATCTCTGGTGAATAAAAACCATTATCTTCGGAATCTAATGATAATTGTTTACTGATTATTGATTCAGATGTTCTCGGATCAATGAATCTAGATATATAGTCGGTGATATTGTCTTTATCTTTAGGAATAGTGTATATTGAGCCTTCTAGATCATTTAATTCGtcatcattaataatatactTAAAATCGCAATGTTCTAATAAACGATTCAGCACAATCGATTTGTAATCCGCCGTCGATACCGGAATGCTTGAAATATGGGATTTTATTGacattaatgaatttgaattattcaatttggTATCTATTTTGTTACGTGATTCTGTATCTGGAGTTGGTAGagaaatttttatatttccaCTAATTGACGCTTCTCTATCTATTGATGCCGTGGTGTTAGTCTTCCTTCTTACTTTGAAATTCTGTAAAGAGGATTGTGATGTTTTATGCTTTAGATGTTTGATGGATAAATTTGATGTTGACGATTTTTTCCTTAGGTTGTAATCATTTATCTGAGCACCTTCGCTTCCTCTTACATTGCTATATGTTGTACTGGAGGAGCTAAATAGGCTCGATAGAGATGactttttcttcaaagtTGGTGCTACGTTAGAGTATTCTCTTTGTTGTTGATTTACTGCTACACTTTGACTTGAAGTGGACCTAGACAGTTGCGAATtctttttccaaaatttccaatttttttttgaatctaTACTGACATTAGTGGACGTAGTTGTAAGTGAAAGTAAAGATTTATCATTTGGTTTCTTAAATTTAGTATTATCCCTGGCACCACCTTGCACAACGTTACTCGCTAGAGGTGCTAGTGGTTTCCTTTTGTTGTTGTCTAAAGATGTTTTAACAGACCTCTCTGAAGCATGTGCCtttatattaaaacttGGAGAATGTTTTAATCTATTTTCATGGTTCTCGTCtgcaaaattaaatttgcCTATTAATTGCTTCAAAGACGAGCTTGTAGACGATCTTTTAAACAAAGATCTATTTTGATCATTATCCATGTAATTGGTATGCAAAGTAGACATAGACGTTCTTTTATTGGGACTGTTTGATTTCTGAGGAGAAATCgatttcatcttcaaagGTGTACTTTTCTGAGGACCATTATTGTCGATACTATTGTTGCTCGACAATGTAgactttcttttcttcGACAACgacgaagaagaagaatacGTGGACATAAAAGACCATCGTTTCTTGTCCTTAGATTTCTCCTTACCATCTTTTTTCCCTCTACTATCAAAATTCATTACGACGTCAGACTTCTCGACTGGAAAATCCTGGGAGGAAGGTAGCCCCTGTCTCTCATGTCCTTCATTAAGCCCTTCATCACTGTCTGAGTCGGAGATCACCATCGCAATAAAATTCTTTCTGGGAGAAAGATTTATCACAGTTTGCTCGCTCATAGCTATGTGTTTGTCTCTGTTCTGACTCGATTAGTCCTTGAACCTCCTTGCAACTCAACCCTTACCGATAAGAAGCAGTGCCACCCCCATTTATATCAAAGTCCATCTCGCAATTGACACTTTCTGGGTTCATGAAGGTGCTCGAGTGGCTGCGTCACCTCGAATCTTCGATCTGAATCTCATTTTGTTTACGTTTCGTGTTTCGCGATGACCGTTTTGTTTACATTTCGGTGTCACAAATTGGTGCCACGACAGCAATCCATTTGCACGGACACGAGTATTAGCACTAGCACTAGCAGCCTAAAGGCAGTGCTAGTATGTTAGTGCAATTCCTGAGTGTTCACAACACTCTGGAATTCACATTCTATCATTGAGAATAAACGcccaatatatatatatcgtatttattgaatatcGAAATTATACAAACTCAAACGTACTCTCAGTCTTGTTGCCGCATCGTTTGCGAAACCGTCTGACAAACTCAGAAGCTGTCTCGACAGTGAACCCTTCGAATTGCAACGATTTTACCTGGATATAACTGTTGTTTGCACAACATACAACCACCGTCATTGATTTGTCATCGTAACAGAATTGGCCAGGAGAGCCTAGTTTCTCTTGATAATTACTACATACAGTGAAATCATGAAAGATTATCcttttatttacattgCCATTCTTCCTCATAAGCACTTTTATTGGCGCAAAAAGAGGTCCCAGCGTATTTAGTCTGACAACCAGATCAATGGCCTCGTCAGTGTTCCAAGAGATCTGCTTCATTGCCGAAGTAATCCTCGAAGCGTAGCTTGCTTCAAAGACTTGACCAGACTCTATGCTTTTGTTTTGATCTGTATATAATTGCTCTGATATCACTTTCTTAAGTAACTCTCCTCCTACTAGTCCAAGTTGATCCATTAAAATAGCAGTGTATATAGGAGTCTTTTCTGGGAACTCAGACACCACACCTTTCGCTAGCAAGTCACTAGTAGACAGCGGACGTGTCTGTGCTATTATTCTGCCATGGTCGAATTTATTCGGATGTAATGTCTGTATAGTGACCCCAGTCTCTGTATCCCTATTCAGAAGCGCATATTGGATGGGAGACGCCCCTTTGTACCTCGGGAGCAACGATGGATggatatttaaagaatattttgcTTTGCTCAGTAACTTTGATGGAATCAATTTCCCAAACGAAACTGCAACCACCATGTCGTAATTATGTACATCACCAATATCAAGCATATCTTGTTTCGAATCACACAGCAATGGTTCTCTCAACCCTATCGTTTTGCAATGCTCAACAATTGGAGTATGCTTTAATACGGACTTATATCTTCCACACCATTTAGGTTTCCTAGTGACAACTTGAATATCCTTCACCAGTGGTGGATAATTGTTCTGCAGAGACCTTAAACTATCCAATGCATGAATACTGAACTCATCGCTCCCAAAAAACAACACATCCAGACTAGATAAAGAGTGACTACCAATTCCATGTTGGCAACGTTTAAATACCAACCGTTTAACCTTCCACGCAGTTAATTGAGCAAACATCAGCTACCCTTGTATTTCGTGAATTTCGTATGGCTGACCTCTCAATGTATACATTAGCTCAACACTTTGAATATTGCCTCCCAGAACTCAATTAAACAGGAAAGGTCATTATGCATCTACAAATACCTCTGATGTACTTCAGCAAACTCCTCTTATGCACATATCTAAGCTGTTTAAAGGTTGCTGACTGGTCATCTTGGTTGGCATCATCTTACAAGAAGACTGTTTTCGTGGCCCGTGACGGTacttttttgatatttgtaccatcaaaatttgatttaaagatatttaagAGATGAGATGTATCAAGAAT of Tetrapisispora phaffii CBS 4417 chromosome 6, complete genome contains these proteins:
- the HIR1 gene encoding Hir1p (similar to Saccharomyces cerevisiae HIR1 (YBL008W); ancestral locus Anc_4.106), whose translation is MKVIKFPWLAHREEHRKYEVYTADISPDGKRLATGGLDGKIRIWSIDSIIETTKLKEANPDAEITDDLKRPLASMNRHTGSVTCLKFSPDGQYLASGSDDRILLIWALEEENRMEPLFGSENDKEHWTVRKRLVAHDNDIQDMCWAPDSSILVTVGLDRSIIVWNGSTFEKIKRFNVHQSHVKGVVFDPANKYFATTSDDRSLKIFRYHKAGDTTFTVEQVVRTPFLESPLTTYFRRLSWSPDGQHIAAPNATNGPVSSVVIINRGNWDTNISLIGHDAPTEVVKFNPRLFENTIKIENEDSEVTSINSVDSIVASAGQDKTIALWSTSKQRPLFIAYDIAHKSITDLAWSPNGRILVATSLDSSITMFLFEKQELGKTVSLERNMEELNRYGVDKDSLDFPESIKQLELEEAAKKYNKQKFTQLDTNFLESRINMKIDENNLKGNRNTNEQQISSYSVNTVDAVQEKVNILVPKRKNGEKLNKTTVKDGKKRVAPTLISSGYSRQKKLATLTPVTNNQTNNIAKSLPSTSNAARELKSLKGKVSISSFPVPRLGVHTLIMGTRERNSNKVDQDGESREDSSSPIVNTNNNDNFILDEENEEVEFLMTLNSKMTPEKIWSDEPNTRYIENSGILPDSDAILLQCGTFEHFHTLEVRNGVERSLQFDTEALYDNPTRIIGYSDGKRTVEMFFPEVIICAVGSLECKIWSLATSNGSLFLLSTNGQLKTPKISLGHKIINMIINDKKLIALTERGLFYCWDLEKFKLVFKNISILPILNNEPVESNRVRINKRIKDFKLSGDGKSLDLCLSNPDTNYSWVVELGCWTKKS
- the KAP122 gene encoding Kap122p (similar to Saccharomyces cerevisiae KAP122 (YGL016W); ancestral locus Anc_4.105); the encoded protein is MSSIEEIVHLVESLYAPQPSQDVNQIQQSLQVLQKSPQGLAFANELLKNDNYSPNVQYFGALTLTVQLNTNVNSFEKLWVLFKANLIHLTKYSKSYATNPQNKSMLLTTIKKLMSNLSLIFTNINENETTTAESTTITSWNNPLNTLLVLLTNSNNSKVEDWNLDDNVVDSMLVAAVNSQVSYQELSEFIQSSNELNNLLLTFTEIIVEDLVKYQSRKATMTNVYKILHDHLYITTMALININLNIPNNSNDTLYASISAWITCVSSFRNLSTHGNMDLSEMFQNLITVMCTSSEQTDKYHKAEQILAIFDNCFSNDPNLMSYDLRSQVEAIFLGVSKAGNADTSKNAWMLEYMNYLVTNEMVSELKELAICITDFLQISTLDVCNKLFTVIGTNSASPDNLNQYINVLLQMTNFPLTPILQEVFSVRMIDFWLDLADSFTNLAPETLSPQAQTLAADIFQQVVLIYLPKVSLINKEKILNEEGEDSSLHEFEDFKTATSDLIESLWNILGNDKLTNVLIDSISKTTSDSSKQQNVDLFQTEVMAFLLNTLLMDMNLAESHWICDIIGSNKNFINNILFLLESGFELPDSTLSYRHLKIEFIRTSSVLIGTLSGCFLQDASQLNQCVQTLFKGLESCIISASELNTKLENIVVKSIYTVFDTCRTELIPELSNSLTVLKSILRPDSNISNYSRERLMHTVGFIIQCVVANGPQEQANYICQLVDIISDLYERSLGIDMPNKSDYVHCLLSCISELGSALVQPDEMENSAILPRLQEFQQYWMEDPLHIRIKILALLNSALSNPDYGKDSHFIETSCLILGKTLTLPDSEPHFLRYNMSEMMEFMINQLPKTNYVNSLPFFSYLLERMVAHFKNNIGPQDIEFIFDRFFLSQYQQYIHNDPDLLQTLINFANSMLDSKPSQLMLCRYWNDFIVPEFLKLLPSREKFTISAVTKFWTKVINNRKYSQEELELSRQLIAHVGQELVYQTMFGLFHTQRSDLSNYTDLIRALVAKYPLQTKEWMIEALPKICEGKNAIHEKFINKLAITRGNRASGNAILEWWLQCNSLPTL
- the ATE1 gene encoding arginyltransferase (similar to Saccharomyces cerevisiae ATE1 (YGL017W); ancestral locus Anc_4.104); this translates as MDLTDRLIISYPLYFSNDTSGCGYCNGQKAIAENNYSLMSLMHKESNGITVNNSCVGFQSEQMSVEQYDRLCNMGYRRSGNFVYKGDMLRNCCRKYTIRTKMEYLKIDKELKKSLRRFNKFVNPTENEMHKKNKGNVEYNVIEEVLKIKRSSSRLKTVFEPSVYSQEKYELFCKFQENIHHDYKHSERGFRQFLCHSPFTDEEIMGTEEEWEQLNNWDTLQDNEYIKRLGPAHECYYLDGKLIAFAVTDFLVTGLSSVYFVWDPDYARLSLGKVSALKELVLSTKIKNGYYYLGYYIGDCPKMNYKGKYGGELLDLCAANYVRLEKLDNITKHGRLFIMTDSEDKCDTPQSEPYLNEKLKALWLPSLSGENLINIAENIYGSNGKALLDANKAAISLKAFGMDFRTENMNGDKLNDNNTSITTNRTGNEGKKSKKKTSDAIRSIPNVLPGLVPLPEVLEIINSGKIDTLKDKLLIFDTELGGLRPFMGSKLESPEVMKIICDTIRVMGTENAMNTIIII
- the TPHA0F00580 gene encoding uncharacterized protein (similar to Saccharomyces cerevisiae ALK2 (YBL009W) and ALK1 (YGL021W); ancestral locus Anc_4.100), giving the protein MSEQTVINLSPRKNFIAMVISDSDSDEGLNEGHERQGLPSSQDFPVEKSDVVMNFDSRGKKDGKEKSKDKKRWSFMSTYSSSSSLSKKRKSTLSSNNSIDNNGPQKSTPLKMKSISPQKSNSPNKRTSMSTLHTNYMDNDQNRSLFKRSSTSSSLKQLIGKFNFADENHENRLKHSPSFNIKAHASERSVKTSLDNNKRKPLAPLASNVVQGGARDNTKFKKPNDKSLLSLTTTSTNVSIDSKKNWKFWKKNSQLSRSTSSQSVAVNQQQREYSNVAPTLKKKSSLSSLFSSSSTTYSNVRGSEGAQINDYNLRKKSSTSNLSIKHLKHKTSQSSLQNFKVRRKTNTTASIDREASISGNIKISLPTPDTESRNKIDTKLNNSNSLMSIKSHISSIPVSTADYKSIVLNRLLEHCDFKYIINDDELNDLEGSIYTIPKDKDNITDYISRFIDPRTSESIISKQLSLDSEDNGFYSPEISLHELICLRLCQNSMGLPFLLQAYLYRKTEQQSDKLYLMLFMKDSGEPLHSINISDWEQVASIFWQCTTILYVNEIKLSFEHRNLILQNILIDRVGNITLCDFKGSRLTSKFDTQVLFTRLDHPLFYQGGRNGQYEIYEMMRTILPVPNSWSSFEPRINLLWLYYLITELLKKGYANNLPPSKILNNLIKLSEVLNPHATENITTSINSTGDLLKLKELF
- the FMT1 gene encoding methionyl-tRNA formyltransferase (similar to Saccharomyces cerevisiae FMT1 (YBL013W); ancestral locus Anc_4.95), which encodes MFAQLTAWKVKRLVFKRCQHGIGSHSLSSLDVLFFGSDEFSIHALDSLRSLQNNYPPLVKDIQVVTRKPKWCGRYKSVLKHTPIVEHCKTIGLREPLLCDSKQDMLDIGDVHNYDMVVAVSFGKLIPSKLLSKAKYSLNIHPSLLPRYKGASPIQYALLNRDTETGVTIQTLHPNKFDHGRIIAQTRPLSTSDLLAKGVVSEFPEKTPIYTAILMDQLGLVGGELLKKVISEQLYTDQNKSIESGQVFEASYASRITSAMKQISWNTDEAIDLVVRLNTLGPLFAPIKVLMRKNGNVNKRIIFHDFTVCSNYQEKLGSPGQFCYDDKSMTVVVCCANNSYIQVKSLQFEGFTVETASEFVRRFRKRCGNKTESTFEFV